In the Parvularculales bacterium genome, ATCCTCACGAGTTTTCCGGTGGCCAGCGCCAACGCATTGCCATAGCCCGTGCTCTGGTTTTGAACCCCCGCTTTATGGTCCTTGACGAACCCACCAGCGCTCTTGATATGTCCGTGCAAACGCAGATCATCCGTTTGCTGCTCGCCTTGCAGAAGCGGTACAATCTGGCCTATCTGTTTATCAGTCACGACCTTAAAGTCGTGCGTGCTTTAGCGGATAGCGTGATTGTCATGCGTGACGGACAAATTGTAGAACAGGGAGCGGCAGATGATATTTTTGACCGCCCGCAGATAGAGTACACCCGCGCTCTTATGGCAGCAGCGTTCGCGCTGGAAACGGAAGCTCAAGTCTGACGTGGCATTATTGTTTTACTCTTTTATGGGTGCGGGGCATTTATGGATTGATGAATTGTGCCGCCTTGACCCCTCTCTTGAAGTGCGGTCTCTGGAAGGCGATGAGTCTTTGAGTCCGGAGGCCATTCACGACATCACCTACGCCGTGGTCTGGAGGCCGCCCCACGGCCTTCTGGCATCATTACCACACTTAAAGGCCGTGTTTTCTCTGGGAGCCGGCGTCGATAGCATAATGGCCGACCCCTCCCTGCCGGATATTCCTGTCGTACGTTCCGTCTCGCCTGATTTAACCGCCCGTATGAGCGAATATGTCGTGTTGCAAACTCTTTATCACCACCGCCGCATGACGGACTACAGCGCCCTGAAGAGTCTTGCCAAGTGGCGGTATTTGCATCAGCCTGCTGCCTCCGAGGTACGGGTTGGTGTGCTGGGGTTAGGCGTGTTGGGCATGGATGCCGCCCGTAAGCTCTCCATGCTGGGCTTTCAGGTGGCGGGATGGAGCCGTACGCCAAAAAGTGAGCCTGATATTGACTGCTTCACCGGCGATGATGAATTCCCTTCTTTTCTGGCCCGCACCGATATTCTTATCTGTTTACTCCCCTTAACGGAGGCCACAAGGGGGATTCTTAATAAAGATACATTTAGCCGCCTGCCTCAGGATGGTGCAGGCCGGGGGCCGGTGATCATCAACGCAGCCCGCGGGGGCCATCAGGTAGAGGCTGATATTCTCGCAGCCCTGAACGACGGCATTTTGTCCGGTGTTTCTCTTGACGTCTTTGAAGAAGAGCCCCTGCCCGAAACAAGCCCTCTCTGGCAGCATGAGCGGGCCGTCATAACTCCCCATGTTGCCAGCATCAGCGACCCGAAATCCATTTGCCGTATCATTATTGACAACATCAGGAGATCAGAAAGCGGGCACCCTTTGGAGAATGTGGTTGACCGCACACAGGGCTATTAAAACAACAACGGCAAGCCGTGTATTTCAGCTTGCCATCGCTATCATTAATGACTTCAACCTGCTTAATCACAAGCGGAATTTGGGTGATAACCGGGATCCCAGCCCTCAACAAAACAATCCCAGCCATCCCCGGCATGAGCAGGAGTAGTCGTCAAAGTGACCGGTCCGCTAAGAGCGAAGGCCATTAAAGCGGCAATCGAAAACAATGTTAAAGATTTCATTTTTTTATCTCCTATTTAGTAAATTAACAACACCTGTGGTGGTGCTTCAATTTCCTGCATCACAACTCCTCCTAAGAGGCCCCCCGAAGGGCAGGTGCTCCAGCAGGAGAAAGATGCCAATCCGTCAACAATCCCATTGTATGCTTGTGAGGTCAATGTTTGAGGTCTTTGGGTTGTTGGTAATTCTTGGCGTATATCGGGGGGTTTTTTAGGCTATCTTTTTTGTGATACAGAGTTGATACGCTTGATAGTGCGGGGCGGGCCAATGCGCTCTGTAGTCTTGCCTAACGACTCTACCACCACCTGCATGTGATGGCCGCTGGCATGCAACATCCGTGCATCATCTGCCATGATGCCCACATGGCCCGGCCAGAACAATAAATCGCCGCGCCTGAAGGCCGCCCCTTCGGCAACCCCCTCCCCTAAAGCCTCTTCCTGCATGTCCGCATCCCGCGGGCAAGCCTTTCCCGCCGCCATCAGACCCATACTCACAAGACCGGAACAGTCCACCCCCAGAGCACTGCGCCCTCCCCACAAATAGGGCACGCCCGTGAGGTGCGCTGCAATCTCTACAAAATCTGCCGCCTGTTGATCGGCTTCAACGCAATGGGCGGCAAAGATATAACCCCCTCCCTGACAGGGATAAAAATCCCCCTCCCGCACCCCGAGAACAAGCCGTGCGTTAAGGCCGGGCTGACTGACAACGGCAGATTTAATATCCGGTGCTTCATAGATAAAAGTAGATAAAACACTCACCCTGTGGGTTGGAGGAACATTTTCCCGCGACAGATGATCCGCCGCTACATATCCCACATAATCATCGTAAGCAGACTGCCCCCACGCCCATCCGTCATGTTCATCGTAAATTGTGAATCCTTCGCCCATCAGCAGCTGGCTATCCATAGGCGCAACCGGAGAAGCCTCCCGAAAGAGAGAGGTCACCGGTTCCTTTACACGGACCTCCCGCCCTTCTACGTAGCGTGGTGCTTTGATCTGTCCTTTAAGACAAGCGGCCGCAAGGTCACCCCGCGCCGGTGTCAGACGGGGGTCAGTAACCTGTTTGTTCATGACCATAACGCTCCACAAGCAAACTGAACAAAGCGCGTATGGCTTGTGCCTCACCCCCTACCGGACAACCGGGCGAGGCTTCCGGATTCCAGCCGTATAAATCAAAATGCACATAACGGGCAGCACGTTCTACAAACCGGCACAGAAACAACGCCGCCGTGATAGAACCCGCAAAACCTCCCTTGCTTATATTATTCATGTCGGCGACCGGACTATCAAGCAGGCGGGCGTACGGCATCCAGAGAGGCAGGCGCCACAACGGGTCTATCGTCTTCCCGCTATGACGAAGCAACGCATCGGCTAAAACATCATCATGAGTAAAAAACGGCGTGATATCCGGCCCCATGGCAACCCGCGCCGCGCCTGTCAGGGTAGCCATGTCAATGAGAAGGTCCGGTTCCTCTTCATCCGCCAACGCCAGAGCGTCAGACAGAATAAGCCGCCCTTCCGCATCCGTATTGCCTACCTCAACGCTGATCCCCTTGCGGCCCGTAATAATATCGCCGGGCCTCATGGCGCCCCGCCCAATACCATTTTCCACGGCCGGCACCAACACCCGCAAACGCACCGGCAGCTGCGCCGCCATAATCATCTCCCCCAGTGCTATAACGCACGCCGCGCCGCCCATGTCTTTTTTCATCAGCCCCATGCCGGAGGCCGGTTTTATATCCAGACCGCCACTGTCAAAACAGACTCCCTTGCCTACCAATGTCACCTGTGGAGCCGTTTCATCCCCCCACGTCAAATCCAGCAAACGCGGCTCCTGTTCCCCCACCGCCCCCACTGCATGAATAAGTGAAAACCCCTGCTGCAATAACGCCTCCCCTGCCGTCACGGACAATGAAGCCTCATAACGAGCCGCCATACCCACCAAAATATCCTCCAGCGCATCCGGCCCCATATCATTGGCGGGCGTGTTAATCATATCCCGCACCTGCCACACGGCATGCGCCTCACGCCTGACCGCCTCCCCGTCTACACCCTGCGGTAAAACAAGACGGGGTATTGCCGGTGACTTGGGCTTTTTATAACGGGCAAACCCATAACACCCCATAGCCCAGCCCAGTGCCATGTGAGTGGCCGTTTCAGGGTCGGGACTGCCCGCGATGCGGTAATCCCCCGGGGGCACAAGAGCCGGCACGGCACAATAAACACGCTGCCTTGCATAAGCCCGTCCCGTCTCTTCTTTATCGCCCCCCAGACCTGCCAGAACGCCTGATAACTCCCCTCCGGACCCGGGCAACAACAGAACACGACCCCGCCCGGCATTAAAATCCGCCGTCTGACTCCACGAGGCATCGGTGCCCGCGTGGTCAACACGCCACGCCTCCAGACGGTCTTGCGATACTAGCCAAACCGGTGTGGCCGGATAATCCTGATCATCAATAAACAAGTCAGACAAAACGTCAGCCATCATATAACACGCCCATTTCAACATAAAACCGCAAAGCACCCGGGTGTAACAAAATGGGAACACCCCTTACGGCATTATCAAGGGTGATAGATTGACCTTTATCATGATCGGATTCAAGTGCCGGTTTGTTAGCACTGTCAAACAATGCTCTGGTGATATTATAGATGAGCTCTTCGTCAGCGTTCTTGTTGACAACCCAAAGGGCTCCGACAGACAGGGTCTTTATGTCACCAATGTCCTTGTATGTCCCGGCAGAAATAACCGTCGGAGCCAGAAACCTGTAGTCCTCCGTTAAACGGTCAACGGACGTACCTTCAACAGGAATAAGAGTAATAGCACCACGATTTGCAAGGTCGGTAATCGCAGGAACCGGAGTCCCTGCCACCACAAAAAAGGCATCAAGTTCATCTCTTAATATCATGTCGGAAGCAACGGAACTATTGACGCTAATAATATCCATCCGGCTTAAGCGCAGACCATAAGCTTTTAGAATAATCTCGGCATCCGCCCGCGTTCCCGACCCGGGCAGGTCAAGAGAAACGCGCTTGCCGTGCAAATCTTCAATGCGCGTGATGCCTGCATCCTTACGCACCGCCAGATGCATCGCTTCCGGATATAAATTGGCAATGACCCGCAAATTATTCAAAGGCCGCTCGCCGGCAAAAAAACGCTCTCCGGTGAATGCGGCATAAACCACATCGGCCTGTGCCAGAGCAGAGTCAATCTGTCCACTATTAACAATGCGGACATTCGCCACCGACCCCGGAGACGTTTTGGCATTGGCGATCAGGTTCGGCACACCGCAGCGCTCACCGGTAGCACAGGACTCGGCTCCCGGCGGCTGACTGATCACGGAAGCAATCATCCGCCCGACCGGGAAATACGTACCCGCCGTGGATCCTGTAGCAATGGTGAAAAACGTAACGTCCGGCTCCACCAGAACCGGCGGTGAGGGGTCCGTAAACCACGTATAAAGCCCGCCGGCCGCCGCAATAAGCCCCACGAGTACAATCCATCCCCAACGCCTCATGATTGAGCGGATACGTTTCACGATTTTTTCCATATTGTGCCCCTATCGCCCCTCAATTCCAGATAAATAAAACGTCTCATCTCCAAGTATATATAATGAGTCAGCGGCGGTCTCCTGTAACTTAATATCAAGTTGTGGATACTGTGACGCCTTTGGAACGGGCCGCAGGCCGCCCCCGTATCGGCTAAGGATATATAAAAACACCCCGAATATCGGGGCATTATTTTTTGACTCGACCTCACGGCACCCCTGTGCCACCCTTGGGGGGTGGATGGCTTCTGCCATAAAAGAAATAGGAGGAAACTGTGAAAGAATATCTCAAATTCTACATCAATGGCCAATGGGTGGACCCCATAACACCGAAGACTCTTGATGTTATCAATCCGGCAACGGAAGAGCCCGTAGGCCGCATCAGCATGGGTAGTGCGCAGGACGTAGACAAGGCCGTTGCGGCGGCCTGTGAGGCTTTCGAGTCTTATTCACAAACCAGCCGCGATGACCGCATCGCCCTGCTGGAGAAAATCGTTGAAATCTACAAATCCCGCTACGATGAGTTTGCCGAAACCATCTCTCTTGAAATGGGTGCGCCCATCTGGCTGTCAAAGGCAGCGCAGGCGGCCACCGGTCTGGGCCACTTTGGCCAAATCCTTGGCATTTTGAAGGAGTACAAGTTTGAAGAAGCTCAGGGCAAGACCAAAATTCTCAAAGAACCCGTCGGCGTGTGCGGCTTTATTACGCCGTGGAACTGGCCCGTAAACCAGATCAGTTGCAAAGTGGCCCCCGCACTGGCGGCAGGATGCACCATGGTGCTGAAGCCCAGCGAAATTGCTCCTTTGAATGCCGGTATGCTGGCCGAGGTGTTTGACGCAGCCGGCATTCCGGCAGGCGTGTTCAATATGATCAACGGTGACGGTCCTACCGTAGGGGCCGCTCTTTCATGTCATCCTGACATTGACATGATGTCGTTTACCGGCTCCACCCGGGCCGGTATCGAGGTGGCACGGGCCTCTGCCGATACGGTCAAACGGGTCGCGCAGGAGCTGGGTGGAAAGTCCGCCAACATCATTCTGGATGATGCGGACTTCTCCAGTGCCGTCGCCGGTGGTGTCAAGAACTGCTTCACCAATAGCGGCCAGTCATGCAATGCCCCCACACGGATGCTGGTGCCGTCCACCCTCCACGACAAGGCCGTGGAGATTGCCCGTGAAGCGGCCGAGGAAGTCAAAGCAGGCGACCCCTTTACCGATGGCACGGTCATCGGTCCGGTTGTGAGCGAAACCCAGTACGACAAAATTCAGGGCCTTATTGAAAAAGGCATGGAGGAAGGCGCGGAACTGGTAACCGGCGGTCCCGGACGGCCGGACGGTCTCAATAAGGGCTATTACGTGCGTCCTACGGTGTTCGCCAATGTGAGCAATGATATGACCATCGCCCGCGAGGAAATTTTCGGGCCGGTCCTCTCCATTCTCCCTTATGGAGACGAGGAGGAAGCCGTTACCATCGCTAATGACACGGACTACGGCCTGTCGGGCTATGTGTCGTCCGGCAACCCGGAGCGTGCGGAACAGGTAG is a window encoding:
- a CDS encoding glyoxylate/hydroxypyruvate reductase A yields the protein MALLFYSFMGAGHLWIDELCRLDPSLEVRSLEGDESLSPEAIHDITYAVVWRPPHGLLASLPHLKAVFSLGAGVDSIMADPSLPDIPVVRSVSPDLTARMSEYVVLQTLYHHRRMTDYSALKSLAKWRYLHQPAASEVRVGVLGLGVLGMDAARKLSMLGFQVAGWSRTPKSEPDIDCFTGDDEFPSFLARTDILICLLPLTEATRGILNKDTFSRLPQDGAGRGPVIINAARGGHQVEADILAALNDGILSGVSLDVFEEEPLPETSPLWQHERAVITPHVASISDPKSICRIIIDNIRRSESGHPLENVVDRTQGY
- a CDS encoding C40 family peptidase; amino-acid sequence: MNKQVTDPRLTPARGDLAAACLKGQIKAPRYVEGREVRVKEPVTSLFREASPVAPMDSQLLMGEGFTIYDEHDGWAWGQSAYDDYVGYVAADHLSRENVPPTHRVSVLSTFIYEAPDIKSAVVSQPGLNARLVLGVREGDFYPCQGGGYIFAAHCVEADQQAADFVEIAAHLTGVPYLWGGRSALGVDCSGLVSMGLMAAGKACPRDADMQEEALGEGVAEGAAFRRGDLLFWPGHVGIMADDARMLHASGHHMQVVVESLGKTTERIGPPRTIKRINSVSQKR
- a CDS encoding leucyl aminopeptidase family protein codes for the protein MMADVLSDLFIDDQDYPATPVWLVSQDRLEAWRVDHAGTDASWSQTADFNAGRGRVLLLPGSGGELSGVLAGLGGDKEETGRAYARQRVYCAVPALVPPGDYRIAGSPDPETATHMALGWAMGCYGFARYKKPKSPAIPRLVLPQGVDGEAVRREAHAVWQVRDMINTPANDMGPDALEDILVGMAARYEASLSVTAGEALLQQGFSLIHAVGAVGEQEPRLLDLTWGDETAPQVTLVGKGVCFDSGGLDIKPASGMGLMKKDMGGAACVIALGEMIMAAQLPVRLRVLVPAVENGIGRGAMRPGDIITGRKGISVEVGNTDAEGRLILSDALALADEEEPDLLIDMATLTGAARVAMGPDITPFFTHDDVLADALLRHSGKTIDPLWRLPLWMPYARLLDSPVADMNNISKGGFAGSITAALFLCRFVERAARYVHFDLYGWNPEASPGCPVGGEAQAIRALFSLLVERYGHEQTGY
- a CDS encoding TAXI family TRAP transporter solute-binding subunit — protein: MEKIVKRIRSIMRRWGWIVLVGLIAAAGGLYTWFTDPSPPVLVEPDVTFFTIATGSTAGTYFPVGRMIASVISQPPGAESCATGERCGVPNLIANAKTSPGSVANVRIVNSGQIDSALAQADVVYAAFTGERFFAGERPLNNLRVIANLYPEAMHLAVRKDAGITRIEDLHGKRVSLDLPGSGTRADAEIILKAYGLRLSRMDIISVNSSVASDMILRDELDAFFVVAGTPVPAITDLANRGAITLIPVEGTSVDRLTEDYRFLAPTVISAGTYKDIGDIKTLSVGALWVVNKNADEELIYNITRALFDSANKPALESDHDKGQSITLDNAVRGVPILLHPGALRFYVEMGVLYDG
- a CDS encoding aldehyde dehydrogenase family protein produces the protein MKEYLKFYINGQWVDPITPKTLDVINPATEEPVGRISMGSAQDVDKAVAAACEAFESYSQTSRDDRIALLEKIVEIYKSRYDEFAETISLEMGAPIWLSKAAQAATGLGHFGQILGILKEYKFEEAQGKTKILKEPVGVCGFITPWNWPVNQISCKVAPALAAGCTMVLKPSEIAPLNAGMLAEVFDAAGIPAGVFNMINGDGPTVGAALSCHPDIDMMSFTGSTRAGIEVARASADTVKRVAQELGGKSANIILDDADFSSAVAGGVKNCFTNSGQSCNAPTRMLVPSTLHDKAVEIAREAAEEVKAGDPFTDGTVIGPVVSETQYDKIQGLIEKGMEEGAELVTGGPGRPDGLNKGYYVRPTVFANVSNDMTIAREEIFGPVLSILPYGDEEEAVTIANDTDYGLSGYVSSGNPERAEQVAGRLRTGNVHINGAGPDFGAPFGGYKKSGNGREWGSHGFEEFLETKAVMTQ